The genomic DNA TCGAAACGATTGTCCGTCTAATAAGTGTTGAGAATAGGATCCCAAGGCTCCCGATTGCCAGAAGCGTGACAAATAAGAACAGGAATATCCTCACAAAATCCATCGGTGAAATCCCGCCGAACAAAAACACCAAACTATATACCGGCAAGCCAGACACGATGAGCAACAATAAAAAAGAGATTGAAGACAACAATTTCCCCGTTATAATTTGAAACGAACTTTGAGAGGTTGTTAGTAAAATCGGCAATGTCTGCTTTTCTCTTTCACTACTAATGGCACCAGCCGTCAATCCCGGCGTGATAAATAACACCAATCCAAGTTGAATAAATGCTAAAAAAGAGAACAATAGCATACTTTCACTCGGTCTAAAATACGACACGCCCGTCAAGCTCATTGTCGTAAAGATAAAACCAAATACGAAGAGACACATGGCAAGCAAATAGAACAGCATACCGACGAAACTTTTAGGCGACCTAAATCGGAGTTTCAATTCTTTAAACAGCACGGGATTATTGACATTCAGCTTCATCATTCGTCGTCTCCTCTCGTGATTTCCATGAACACATCTTCAAGATTCGTGACATGTTCCATAAACGAAAGGATTGGAACACCATGGAGTATCGCCCGTTTTAACAGTGCAATTTGATCTTCCTCTGTTCCTTTATAGGAAAATGTAAGCCCAGTTTCGACATCTAGTTGTTCAATAGCGGAAACAAACGGATCTTCCTCAAAAAAGGCAATGGCTGTATCCAATGCGCCTGCCAAACGAACCGTAATGACCCGCTCACCTTGTAATTTACGTTGAATTTCCGCAACAGAGCCATGTGCAATGAGTCGCCCATTATCAATGACACCTATCTCATCACACATTTCCGCCAGTTCAGGCAAAATATGTGATGAAATCAAGATCGTCTTGCCCATCTTCTTCAGCGTTTTTAAAATATCTCTCATTTCAACACGCGCACGTGGATCAAGTCCAGATGCTGGTTCATCGAGAATAAGCACTTTCGGATCATGGATGAGACTGCGTGCAAGGCACAGCCTTTGCTTCATTCCACGCGACAACAGGTCGACGTAGTCATAGCGCTTGTGAGAGAGATTGACGAGCTCCAGCAATTGGGGTATTAAAACCTTACGTTTCGCCTCTGGAATACCATAGCTGGCACCGTAAAAGTCCAAATACTCATCCGCCTTCAACTGATCATACACACCAAAAAAATCTGGCATATAGCCAATCATCTTGCGAACTTCAGAAGGATTTTCTCTGACATTGACACCATTGATGAATACATCCCCCGCTGTCGGCTGCAACAAGGTTGCTAAAATCAGAAAAGTTGTGGATTTCCCCGCTCCATTTGCCCCTACAAAGCCAAAGACCGTTCCTTCCGAAAGCGTCAAATTCAAATCGTCAAGTGCGCAAAACTTGCCATACTTCTTTGTTAACCCTTTAATTTCAATCATTTCGCCACCTCACCAGTCAA from Sporosarcina sp. FSL K6-1522 includes the following:
- a CDS encoding ABC transporter permease, whose protein sequence is MKLNVNNPVLFKELKLRFRSPKSFVGMLFYLLAMCLFVFGFIFTTMSLTGVSYFRPSESMLLFSFLAFIQLGLVLFITPGLTAGAISSEREKQTLPILLTTSQSSFQIITGKLLSSISFLLLLIVSGLPVYSLVFLFGGISPMDFVRIFLFLFVTLLAIGSLGILFSTLIRRTIVSMIATYGTMLFLSVVTGFLFIIVMQLTRFNFNGVGLPPPSIAGHILASINPAVLFASLLSQGAAESLAEMTQVKWPIWIGYLIFYLSITVLSLWMAVKKLRVNMKRSK
- a CDS encoding ABC transporter ATP-binding protein, which codes for MIEIKGLTKKYGKFCALDDLNLTLSEGTVFGFVGANGAGKSTTFLILATLLQPTAGDVFINGVNVRENPSEVRKMIGYMPDFFGVYDQLKADEYLDFYGASYGIPEAKRKVLIPQLLELVNLSHKRYDYVDLLSRGMKQRLCLARSLIHDPKVLILDEPASGLDPRARVEMRDILKTLKKMGKTILISSHILPELAEMCDEIGVIDNGRLIAHGSVAEIQRKLQGERVITVRLAGALDTAIAFFEEDPFVSAIEQLDVETGLTFSYKGTEEDQIALLKRAILHGVPILSFMEHVTNLEDVFMEITRGDDE